The Nomascus leucogenys isolate Asia chromosome 16, Asia_NLE_v1, whole genome shotgun sequence genome includes a region encoding these proteins:
- the LOC101178978 gene encoding LOW QUALITY PROTEIN: putative uncharacterized protein FER1L6-AS1 (The sequence of the model RefSeq protein was modified relative to this genomic sequence to represent the inferred CDS: substituted 1 base at 1 genomic stop codon) has translation MDTLPYLHVSHGKCPLPVSGKGEMEGEALESCLAMNSSGEQEACLDLGFKIPSLEISSNNQERSTNREETGMIICPERLFIYSKDSSKRLPGGLRIKNKTTCVPVQLHPXPSSKCQEAVVSPQARVKLLNKIKMNTAL, from the exons ATGGACACTCTCCCTTACCTTCACGTGTCACATGGCAAGTGCCCTCTCCCTGTGAGCGGCAAGGGTGAGATGGAGGGAGAAGCCCTGGAGAGCTGCTTGGCCATGAACAGTTCAGGGGAACAGGAAGCTTGCCTTGACCTCGGGTTCAAG ATTCCCTCCCTAGAGATCTCATCAAATAACCAGGAAAGATCAACCAACAGAGAAGAGACTGGAATGATCATCTGCCCAGAAAGACTTTTCATCTATTCTAAGGACAGCTCCAAGAGATTACCTGGGGGACTTcgtataaaaaataagacaacctGTGTTCCTGTGCAGCTTCATCCCTAACCTTCCTCTAAG TGTCAAGAAGCAGTAGTTAGTCCACAAGCACGAGTGAAATTACTGAACAAAATTAAGATGAATACAGCACTCTAA